From Coccinella septempunctata chromosome 4, icCocSept1.1, whole genome shotgun sequence, a single genomic window includes:
- the LOC123311912 gene encoding uncharacterized protein LOC123311912 isoform X1 gives MAVSLPSVSGNRAVGYLPWSARPCHISDSSWMLGGAIGSLLDDKFSAVTLSSSSDSALKKGKFLDLKYSLISLTVLWCVVSMFCSPLPPSFLGMYSLLTEAFG, from the exons ATGGCCGTTAGTCTGCCTTCTGTTTCCGGGAACAG ggCTGTTGGGTACCTTCCATGGAGTGCTCGGCCATGCCATATCTCTGATAGCTCTTGGATGTTGGGGGGCGCAATTGGATCATTGCTAGATGACAAGTTTAGTGCTGTTACATTGTCATCTTCTTCAGATAGCGCTTTGAAGAAAGGTAAGTTTCTTGATCTGAAATATTCCCTCATCTCATTAACAGTGTTGTGGTGCGTAGTTTCAATGTTTTGTAGCCCTCTTCCTCCATCTTTTCTAGGTATGTATAGTCTATTGACCGAGGCGTTTGGGTGA
- the LOC123311912 gene encoding uncharacterized protein LOC123311912 isoform X3, translated as MAVSLPSVSGNRAVGYLPWSARPCHISDSSWMLGGAIGSLLDDKFSAVTLSSSSDSALKKEYRIEL; from the exons ATGGCCGTTAGTCTGCCTTCTGTTTCCGGGAACAG ggCTGTTGGGTACCTTCCATGGAGTGCTCGGCCATGCCATATCTCTGATAGCTCTTGGATGTTGGGGGGCGCAATTGGATCATTGCTAGATGACAAGTTTAGTGCTGTTACATTGTCATCTTCTTCAGATAGCGCTTTGAAGAAAG agtaTCGCATAGAATTATAA
- the LOC123311912 gene encoding uncharacterized protein LOC123311912 isoform X2 produces MAVSLPSVSGNRAVGYLPWSARPCHISDSSWMLGGAIGSLLDDKFSAVTLSSSSDSALKKGMYSLLTEAFG; encoded by the exons ATGGCCGTTAGTCTGCCTTCTGTTTCCGGGAACAG ggCTGTTGGGTACCTTCCATGGAGTGCTCGGCCATGCCATATCTCTGATAGCTCTTGGATGTTGGGGGGCGCAATTGGATCATTGCTAGATGACAAGTTTAGTGCTGTTACATTGTCATCTTCTTCAGATAGCGCTTTGAAGAAAG GTATGTATAGTCTATTGACCGAGGCGTTTGGGTGA
- the LOC123311913 gene encoding uncharacterized protein LOC123311913, producing the protein MPGHLDQDISQLLVRNLRTIRVVHRITSFCASLIMLSSRPSFKVFSTRCVSTRPLVVMMRGRILVQSLLEEHNVGTIVWNGPVCYEWLVPVQLHLPILQDLFW; encoded by the exons ATGCCGGGTCATCTTGACCAAGACATATCTCAGTTGCTCGTGAGGAATCTACGTACGATACGTGTAGTCCACAGGATAACCTCCTTTTGCGCATCGCTTATTATGCTCTCATCGAGGCCGAGCTTCAAAGTATTCTCCACCAGATGTGTTTCGACAAGACCATTGGTTGTTATGATGAGAGGAAGGATTCTTGTGCAG TCTCTTCTCGAAGAGCACAATGTCGGGACGATTGTGTGGAATGGACCTGTCTGTTATGAGTGGTTGGTCCCAGTACAGCTTCACCTCCCCATTCTCCAGGATCTCTTTTGGTGA